In a genomic window of Telopea speciosissima isolate NSW1024214 ecotype Mountain lineage chromosome 5, Tspe_v1, whole genome shotgun sequence:
- the LOC122663256 gene encoding protein NRT1/ PTR FAMILY 5.10-like: MEFGGLSWVFTLENGEDESEGVGDEGVEEIEDLVAVGLSLLTLSAVIPSFTHPSCYSNSNTATSCHPPQYQVILFFCSLYLVAIAQGGHRTCVQAFGADQFDGQDPEESKSKSSFFNWWLFGLCGGSICSQLILTYIQDNLNWGLGFGIPCVCTVLALAVFLLGRKNYRYSRCDDNINPFGSFLRVLVAAVRNRRATPPTATVDEEGEAPLLPTGSNQFRFLNKALVIEADNSMEGWVTCNVSEVEEAKAVLRLVPIWATCIIYGTVYAQYHTFFTKQGATMDRKIGKGFQIPPASLQFFTSFSVLLFIPIYDRLLVPMARNFTKIPSGITMLQRIGIGIVLSMIAMVVAALVEMERLETAIDSKIVDIPKATIPMSVWWLVPQYILFGISNVFTRVGLQEFFYEQMPNRLRSVGLALYLSIFGVGNLLSSFLISGIEKVTGGDGQQSWFSNNLNRAHLDYFYWLLAILLAVGFVVYLYFAKSFIYSR; this comes from the exons ATGGAGTTTGGAGGTTTGAGTTGGGTTTTTACATTAGAAAACGGAGAAGATGAGAGTGAAGGAGTAGGagacgaaggagtagaagaaaTTGAGGATTTGGTGGCTGTG GGATTGAGCTTGTTAACACTATCAGCTGTTATTCCTTCTTTCACTCATCCTAGTTGCTATAGCAACAGCAACACAGCAACATCATGTCATCCTCCTCAATACCAAgtcattcttttcttttgctcTCTATATTTGGTGGCAATTGCACAAGGTGGGCATAGGACATGCGTACAAGCTTTTGGTGCAGATCAATTTGATGGGCAAGATCCAGAAGAAAGCAAATCTAAGAGTTCTTTCTTTAATTGGTGGCTTTTTGGACTGTGTGGGGGTAGTATATGTTCACAATTGATCTTAACCTACATTCAGGACAATTTGAATTGGGGTCTTGGATTCGGAATTCCATGTGTTTGCACTGTACTTGCACTTGCTGTTTTCTTGCTTGGAAGGAAGAATTATCGCTACAGTCGCTGCGACGATAACATCAATCCATTTGGAAGTTTTTTGCGAGTTTTAGTTGCAGCAGTTCGAAATCGGCGAGCTACTCCACCTACAGCCACTGTTGATGAGGAAGGAGAAGCTCCTCTTCTTCCAACTGGTTCAAATCAATTCCG GTTCCTTAACAAGGCATTGGTTATTGAGGCAGACAATTCCATGGAAGGTTGGGTAACATGCAATGTGAGTGAGGTAGAAGAAGCAAAGGCAGTACTAAGGTTGGTTCCTATATGGGCTACATGTATAATATATGGAACTGTGTATGCACAATACCATACATTCTTCACCAAGCAAGGAGCTACCATGGACAGAAAAATAGGGAAAGGGTTCCAAATACCACCTGCATCCCTTCAATTCTTCACTAGCTTCTCTGTCCTCCTTTTCATACCCATCTATGATCGTCTCCTAGTTCCAATGGCGCGAAATTTTACCAAGATACCCTCAGGCATAACCATGCTTCAAAGGATAGGCATTGGAATAGTCTTATCTATGATTGCAATGGTTGTGGCAGCTCTTGTTGAGATGGAAAGGCTTGAAACAGCCATTGATTCTAAGATAGTGGATATACCAAAAGCAACAATTCCTATGAGTGTTTGGTGGTTGGTTCCTCAATACATCTTGTTTGGAATTTCTAATGTTTTCACTAGGGTTGGTCTTCAAGAATTTTTCTATGAGCAGATGCCAAATAGGTTGAGGAGTGTGGGTCTTGCACTTTACCTTAGCATCTTTGGGGTTGGGAACTTACTAAGCAGCTTCCTTATCTCTGGAATTGAGAAGGTAACCGGTGGGGATGGCCAACAAAGTTGGTTTTCAAACAATCTTAATAGGGCTCATCTTGATTATTTCTATTGGCTTCTTGCTATTCTCCTTGCAGTAGGATTTGTTGTTTATTTGTATTTTGCCAAATCTTTTATCTACAGTAGGTGA